A region of Paenibacillus sp. 37 DNA encodes the following proteins:
- a CDS encoding alpha-N-arabinofuranosidase, producing MVDVILKADSDQGLINRNIYGHFSEHLGRCVYEGLWVGEDSPIPNTDGIRNDVLTALQKLNIPVLRWPGGCFADEYHWKDGVGPKSERARMINTHWGGVEENNHFGTHEFLRLCELLGTEPYISGNLGSGTVQEMQEWVEYITFDGESPMANWRKSNGREEPWKMKYFGVGNENWGCGGNMRPEYYADEYRRYATYVRNYSGNEIYKIACGPNEGNYEWMEVLMREAARFMDGISLHYYTIPTGEWNDKGAATGFDEAEWFTTLKKTLHMDELLVKHSEIMDKYDPEGRVGIIVDEWGTWYNVEPGTNPGFLYQQNTMRDAVLAGVNLNIFNQHNKRVHMANLAQIVNVLQSLVLTEGDKMLLTPTYHVFDMYQVHMDAQRLDLNYESPGYTFGEETIPQLSLSASRNKDGVIHVTACNLSHTDELEVVCQLDATQAAKVTGQILHHTDFGAFNTFEQPNRVQPVAWEGLTLENNILRFVLPPASVGVIAVEG from the coding sequence ATGGTTGATGTTATTTTAAAGGCGGATTCGGATCAAGGATTAATAAATCGCAATATATATGGTCATTTTTCCGAACACTTGGGACGTTGTGTTTATGAGGGGCTGTGGGTAGGAGAAGATTCACCTATTCCGAATACGGATGGGATTCGAAATGATGTATTGACGGCCTTGCAGAAGCTTAATATTCCAGTACTTCGCTGGCCAGGCGGTTGTTTTGCCGATGAATATCACTGGAAAGATGGTGTAGGTCCGAAGAGTGAGCGTGCTCGTATGATCAATACACACTGGGGCGGTGTGGAAGAGAACAATCACTTTGGTACACATGAATTCTTGAGATTATGTGAGTTGCTGGGCACGGAGCCATACATCAGTGGCAACCTGGGTAGCGGTACAGTGCAGGAGATGCAGGAATGGGTGGAGTACATCACGTTTGACGGCGAATCGCCGATGGCGAACTGGCGTAAGAGTAACGGTAGGGAAGAACCGTGGAAAATGAAGTATTTTGGCGTGGGAAATGAGAACTGGGGATGCGGCGGCAATATGCGTCCTGAATATTATGCGGATGAATATCGCCGGTATGCTACATATGTACGAAACTATTCCGGGAACGAGATTTATAAAATCGCTTGCGGTCCGAACGAAGGTAACTATGAATGGATGGAAGTCCTGATGCGGGAGGCTGCTCGCTTTATGGATGGAATCAGTCTTCATTATTACACCATCCCTACAGGAGAGTGGAACGATAAAGGCGCAGCTACAGGATTTGATGAGGCTGAATGGTTCACCACCTTGAAAAAGACGCTCCATATGGATGAATTACTGGTGAAGCACTCCGAGATTATGGACAAATATGATCCAGAGGGCAGAGTTGGCATTATTGTGGACGAATGGGGCACGTGGTATAACGTTGAGCCAGGAACTAATCCAGGGTTCCTATATCAACAGAATACGATGCGGGACGCTGTGCTTGCAGGTGTTAACCTGAATATTTTCAACCAACATAATAAACGGGTACACATGGCAAATCTTGCTCAGATCGTCAATGTGCTTCAATCGCTTGTGCTCACGGAAGGGGACAAAATGCTCCTGACCCCTACGTATCATGTATTTGATATGTATCAGGTCCATATGGACGCACAGCGACTGGATTTGAATTATGAAAGCCCAGGATACACATTCGGAGAAGAGACCATTCCGCAGCTCAGCTTATCAGCTTCCCGCAACAAGGATGGGGTCATTCATGTGACAGCTTGTAATCTGAGTCACACGGATGAGTTGGAAGTTGTGTGTCAGCTGGACGCAACTCAAGCGGCTAAAGTAACCGGGCAGATTCTGCACCATACTGATTTTGGTGCATTCAATACCTTTGAACAGCCGAATCGTGTTCAGCCTGTGGCGTGGGAAGGACTCACACTGGAGAATAACATACTGCGTTTTGTTCTTCCTCCAGCATCGGTTGGGGTCATCGCTGTCGAGGGTTAA
- a CDS encoding DUF6171 family protein: MKISDAKMAKLVEIASRSRPTVQDEEYERRLSICSACPGLQYGTTCRHCGCLVQVRAKLSESTCPFPYESQWA, from the coding sequence GTGAAGATTAGCGATGCCAAAATGGCCAAACTTGTGGAGATTGCCTCACGTTCGCGTCCGACGGTACAGGATGAGGAATATGAACGTCGGCTATCTATCTGCTCTGCTTGTCCGGGATTGCAATATGGCACAACTTGTCGGCATTGTGGTTGTCTCGTACAGGTGCGAGCGAAGCTGAGTGAGTCGACATGTCCTTTTCCTTATGAATCGCAATGGGCCTGA
- a CDS encoding DUF1934 domain-containing protein codes for MSNMRPVHIRLHSRYEGEDVLQEMQGEAVLKGSVLYVRYEEPQVGPEGGTTRTTLKLGGQSIKIIRHGEVESEQTFELNRKLPGFYRSPYMSFALSTHTQKLEFSIQGLSARAAWSYDFYRFDEESGHFAISLHIQEEPIS; via the coding sequence ATGTCGAACATGCGACCGGTACACATCCGGCTGCACAGCCGTTATGAAGGTGAAGATGTGCTGCAGGAAATGCAGGGTGAAGCCGTGTTAAAAGGGTCTGTTCTTTATGTTCGTTATGAAGAACCGCAGGTTGGACCTGAGGGAGGTACAACCCGTACAACATTGAAGCTGGGCGGACAATCCATCAAGATTATACGTCATGGTGAGGTGGAATCGGAGCAGACTTTTGAATTGAATCGGAAGCTTCCTGGTTTCTACCGATCACCATACATGTCGTTTGCCCTGTCCACGCATACACAGAAGCTGGAATTTTCCATTCAGGGATTGAGCGCACGCGCAGCGTGGAGCTACGACTTTTACCGCTTTGATGAAGAATCCGGACATTTCGCGATTAGTTTGCATATACAGGAGGAACCAATTTCATGA
- the argS gene encoding arginine--tRNA ligase, whose product MTRNPLDTINERVSTAIGNAIVAAGIVTQDELPAITLEVPREKTHGDLATNAAMQLTKIAKRNPRQIAEEIIANLNLAEAGIEKAEIAGPGFINFKLDKSYLYPVLALVQEQGKDYGRINIGEGRKVEMEFVSANPTGSLHLGHARGAAVGDALCNILDYAGYDVTREYYINDAGNQVFNLARSIEARYLQELGQDAEMPEDGYHGEDIKGFAKQLVAEKGDELLSMHPGDRAAYFRDFGLEKELDKIKRDLNRFRVNFDIWFSETSLYDNGEVLRVLDELRDRNEIYEQDGATWLKTMQYGDDKERVLIKNDGTYTYLTPDIAYHRDKYARGYDTMINIWGADHHGYIPRMKAAMQALGNDPEKLVVLIAQMVSLFQNGEKVKMSKRTGKAVTMEDLMDEVGIDAIRYFFTMRSMDSHLDFDMDLAISTSNENPVFYVQYAHARVCSVYRQAEEQGIELLPLAQIDLSKLTTEHEYDLLRKMGELPEEISAAATGYAPHRIIRYVYELASLFHSYYRAERVITEDAQQTQARLALIGAVRTVIATALRLVGVTAPDKM is encoded by the coding sequence ATGACACGTAATCCACTAGATACGATTAACGAACGGGTAAGCACGGCCATTGGTAACGCCATTGTGGCGGCCGGGATTGTTACGCAGGACGAATTGCCAGCTATCACATTGGAAGTGCCGCGTGAGAAGACGCACGGAGACTTGGCGACCAATGCTGCCATGCAGCTGACCAAGATTGCCAAGCGCAATCCGCGTCAGATTGCTGAAGAGATCATTGCCAATCTGAATCTGGCTGAAGCCGGAATCGAGAAGGCTGAGATTGCGGGCCCAGGATTCATTAACTTCAAATTGGACAAGAGCTACCTCTATCCAGTACTTGCGCTTGTGCAGGAGCAGGGTAAAGATTACGGAAGAATTAACATCGGAGAAGGACGTAAAGTCGAGATGGAGTTTGTCAGTGCCAACCCGACAGGCAGCTTGCATCTGGGTCATGCCCGTGGAGCAGCTGTAGGTGATGCACTATGTAACATCCTTGATTATGCAGGATATGATGTAACCCGTGAATACTACATTAATGATGCAGGTAATCAGGTGTTTAATCTGGCTCGTTCCATTGAAGCTCGTTATCTGCAAGAGTTGGGTCAGGATGCTGAGATGCCTGAAGACGGTTATCACGGTGAAGATATTAAAGGATTCGCCAAGCAGCTTGTCGCTGAAAAGGGTGACGAATTGCTGTCCATGCATCCGGGTGACCGTGCGGCTTATTTCCGTGACTTTGGTCTGGAGAAGGAACTGGACAAGATCAAACGTGACTTGAATCGCTTCCGTGTTAACTTTGACATCTGGTTCAGCGAAACTTCCCTGTACGACAACGGAGAAGTGCTGCGAGTACTTGATGAATTGCGTGACCGCAATGAGATCTATGAGCAAGATGGAGCAACTTGGTTGAAAACGATGCAGTACGGTGACGACAAAGAACGTGTATTGATCAAGAACGATGGCACGTATACTTACCTGACGCCAGATATTGCTTATCACCGCGACAAATATGCTCGTGGATACGACACGATGATCAACATCTGGGGTGCCGATCACCATGGATATATTCCACGGATGAAAGCGGCGATGCAAGCACTGGGTAATGACCCTGAGAAACTGGTGGTCTTGATTGCACAGATGGTGAGCCTGTTCCAGAACGGTGAAAAAGTGAAGATGTCCAAGCGTACAGGTAAAGCTGTAACGATGGAAGATCTGATGGATGAAGTCGGGATTGATGCGATCCGTTACTTCTTCACAATGCGCAGCATGGACTCCCATCTGGACTTTGACATGGACCTTGCCATTTCCACATCCAATGAGAATCCGGTATTCTACGTACAATACGCGCATGCACGTGTATGCAGCGTATACCGTCAGGCTGAGGAACAAGGTATTGAACTGCTGCCACTGGCACAGATTGACCTGTCCAAGCTGACAACAGAGCACGAGTATGACCTTCTCCGCAAAATGGGAGAGTTGCCTGAGGAAATCTCGGCAGCAGCAACGGGATATGCGCCTCATCGTATCATCCGTTATGTATACGAGCTGGCATCCCTGTTCCACAGCTACTACCGTGCAGAACGTGTCATTACGGAAGACGCGCAGCAAACTCAAGCACGTCTGGCACTAATCGGTGCTGTGCGTACCGTTATCGCAACAGCGCTTCGTCTGGTAGGCGTAACCGCTCCTGACAAAATGTAA
- a CDS encoding S8 family peptidase → MDYTGLLHQLIDGMRRPEPEQGGRYLIRFAKPQQYEACLVELSRMRNEFTDLGAVRSSRLARSIIAPVQRPEDLYRYGDEITIEADVPISLHATALHSKPSNAQGIPWGVKQIRAPKVWSVSTGHRIKIGVIDTGADYHHPDLRYSLARGINLLNRSLLPHDDNGHGTHIAGTIAAANSTAGMIGVAPRSLIYPVKAFDHNGSAYVSDIVLGIDWCVRNKVDIINMSFGMKTRSKALLDVVNRAYHAGIVIVASSGNDGKRRSIDYPARYPQTISVGATDKNRRIASFSNRGAYVDVYAPGDKIVSSWVQGKHHEMSGTSMATSHVSGAIALLLSRHPGLSPSEIKTLVKRATIPLRARKTTTAKSKVRGGEIDALKLMQEGGE, encoded by the coding sequence GCCCTGAACCAGAACAGGGAGGGCGATATTTGATCCGATTTGCCAAACCGCAGCAGTACGAGGCCTGTCTCGTAGAATTGTCCCGAATGCGGAATGAATTCACAGACCTTGGGGCTGTCCGTTCCTCTCGACTGGCTCGTTCCATTATCGCTCCAGTCCAACGCCCGGAGGACCTATACCGCTATGGGGATGAAATTACGATTGAAGCAGACGTTCCCATCTCCCTTCATGCCACCGCACTCCACAGCAAACCAAGCAATGCTCAAGGCATACCCTGGGGAGTGAAGCAGATTCGGGCGCCCAAAGTATGGTCTGTGTCTACCGGACACCGGATTAAAATCGGTGTGATTGATACAGGTGCTGATTATCACCATCCTGATCTTCGTTATTCCCTGGCACGCGGAATCAATCTGTTAAACCGCAGCCTGCTTCCTCATGATGATAACGGACACGGCACCCACATTGCAGGGACTATCGCTGCTGCCAACAGTACCGCAGGCATGATTGGTGTAGCTCCACGCTCCCTGATCTATCCGGTGAAAGCATTTGACCACAACGGATCGGCTTATGTATCCGACATTGTACTTGGCATCGACTGGTGTGTACGCAACAAGGTCGATATCATCAATATGAGCTTTGGCATGAAAACACGCAGCAAGGCGCTTCTTGACGTTGTCAACCGTGCGTACCATGCTGGAATCGTTATTGTTGCTTCATCAGGAAATGATGGCAAACGCCGCAGTATTGATTACCCTGCACGGTATCCCCAGACCATATCTGTTGGGGCAACCGACAAAAACAGACGTATTGCGTCCTTCAGCAATCGTGGCGCATATGTGGATGTCTATGCACCCGGTGATAAGATCGTCTCCTCCTGGGTACAAGGCAAACATCACGAGATGAGCGGAACCTCCATGGCGACCTCCCATGTGAGCGGCGCTATCGCCTTGCTGCTCTCCAGACATCCGGGGTTATCCCCTAGTGAAATCAAGACACTCGTCAAACGCGCTACGATCCCGTTGCGCGCTCGCAAGACTACCACAGCAAAAAGCAAGGTGCGTGGTGGTGAGATTGATGCCCTGAAGCTAATGCAGGAGGGCGGGGAATGA